A single window of Bombus pascuorum chromosome 1, iyBomPasc1.1, whole genome shotgun sequence DNA harbors:
- the LOC132908132 gene encoding methyl-CpG-binding domain protein 3 isoform X1 encodes MNMSVEKKKYPSALPANWPIREEASRKSQNQLSSTGKVDVYYYSRGVRNDASLVPPIRQTASIFKQPVTIYKTQEGKVRDGKHVNQEKPKQEGADKTDGKYGSQDKPKQLFWEKRLEGLRACDPDGFEFDAMDLPKSLKPVGPYITEETLLQSVATALHVSSQPVTGQTGSKTALEKNPGVFLNPDQPLVQAVSIADEDIKRQEDRVAFARKKLQDALRGIHV; translated from the exons ATGAATATGTCagtagagaaaaagaaatatccatCGGCACTACCAGCAAATTGGCCGATTAGGGAAGAAGCCTCGAGAAAAAGCCAAAATCAATTGTCATCTACTGGAAAAGTTGACGTTTATTATTACAG TCGCGGAGTCAGGAATGATGCATCGTTAGTACCACCAATAAGGCAAACTGCATCTATATTCAAACAACCAGTAACCATTTACAAGACACAGGAAGGAAAAGTGAGGGACGGCAAGCATGTAAATCAAGAAAAACCAAAACAG GAAGGAGCCGATAAGACTGATGGCAAATACGGCTCCCAAGATAAACCTAAACAG TTATTTTGGGAGAAACGTTTGGAAGGTTTAAGGGCATGTGATCCAGATGGCTTCGAATTCGACGCGATGGACTTACCAAAAAGTTTGAAGCCCGTTGGTCCGTATATTACAGAAGAAACGTTGCTTCAAAGTGTTGCAACTGCGTTACACGTTTCATCTCAACCAGTCACGGGACAAACGGGTTCGAAGACAGCTTTAGAGAAGAATCCCGGGGTATTTCTTAATCCCGATCAACCCCTCGTACAG GCAGTCTCAATAGCTGACGAAGACATCAAAAGACAAGAGGATCGTGTAGCTTTCGCAAGAAAAAAGCTACAAGATGCTTTACGAGGAATTCATGTATAA
- the LOC132908132 gene encoding methyl-CpG-binding domain protein 3 isoform X2, whose product MNMSVEKKKYPSALPANWPIREEASRKSQNQLSSTGKVDVYYYSRGVRNDASLVPPIRQTASIFKQPVTIYKTQEGKVRDGKHVNQEKPKQEGADKTDGKYGSQDKPKQLFWEKRLEGLRACDPDGFEFDAMDLPKSLKPVGPYITEETLLQSVATALHVSSQPVTGQTGSKTALEKNPGAVSIADEDIKRQEDRVAFARKKLQDALRGIHV is encoded by the exons ATGAATATGTCagtagagaaaaagaaatatccatCGGCACTACCAGCAAATTGGCCGATTAGGGAAGAAGCCTCGAGAAAAAGCCAAAATCAATTGTCATCTACTGGAAAAGTTGACGTTTATTATTACAG TCGCGGAGTCAGGAATGATGCATCGTTAGTACCACCAATAAGGCAAACTGCATCTATATTCAAACAACCAGTAACCATTTACAAGACACAGGAAGGAAAAGTGAGGGACGGCAAGCATGTAAATCAAGAAAAACCAAAACAG GAAGGAGCCGATAAGACTGATGGCAAATACGGCTCCCAAGATAAACCTAAACAG TTATTTTGGGAGAAACGTTTGGAAGGTTTAAGGGCATGTGATCCAGATGGCTTCGAATTCGACGCGATGGACTTACCAAAAAGTTTGAAGCCCGTTGGTCCGTATATTACAGAAGAAACGTTGCTTCAAAGTGTTGCAACTGCGTTACACGTTTCATCTCAACCAGTCACGGGACAAACGGGTTCGAAGACAGCTTTAGAGAAGAATCCCGGG GCAGTCTCAATAGCTGACGAAGACATCAAAAGACAAGAGGATCGTGTAGCTTTCGCAAGAAAAAAGCTACAAGATGCTTTACGAGGAATTCATGTATAA
- the LOC132908132 gene encoding methyl-CpG-binding domain protein 2 isoform X3 — protein sequence MNMSVEKKKYPSALPANWPIREEASRKSQNQLSSTGKVDVYYYSRGVRNDASLVPPIRQTASIFKQPVTIYKTQEGKVRDGKHVNQEKPKQLFWEKRLEGLRACDPDGFEFDAMDLPKSLKPVGPYITEETLLQSVATALHVSSQPVTGQTGSKTALEKNPGVFLNPDQPLVQAVSIADEDIKRQEDRVAFARKKLQDALRGIHV from the exons ATGAATATGTCagtagagaaaaagaaatatccatCGGCACTACCAGCAAATTGGCCGATTAGGGAAGAAGCCTCGAGAAAAAGCCAAAATCAATTGTCATCTACTGGAAAAGTTGACGTTTATTATTACAG TCGCGGAGTCAGGAATGATGCATCGTTAGTACCACCAATAAGGCAAACTGCATCTATATTCAAACAACCAGTAACCATTTACAAGACACAGGAAGGAAAAGTGAGGGACGGCAAGCATGTAAATCAAGAAAAACCAAAACAG TTATTTTGGGAGAAACGTTTGGAAGGTTTAAGGGCATGTGATCCAGATGGCTTCGAATTCGACGCGATGGACTTACCAAAAAGTTTGAAGCCCGTTGGTCCGTATATTACAGAAGAAACGTTGCTTCAAAGTGTTGCAACTGCGTTACACGTTTCATCTCAACCAGTCACGGGACAAACGGGTTCGAAGACAGCTTTAGAGAAGAATCCCGGGGTATTTCTTAATCCCGATCAACCCCTCGTACAG GCAGTCTCAATAGCTGACGAAGACATCAAAAGACAAGAGGATCGTGTAGCTTTCGCAAGAAAAAAGCTACAAGATGCTTTACGAGGAATTCATGTATAA